A stretch of DNA from Alteromonas gilva:
TTATATCGAAGAACACAGCCAGGGCTTGTTCGACAAAAAGGTGCTCGACGTAGGTTGTGGCGGCGGTATTCTGGCAGAGGCTCTGGCCGGCCGTGGTGCCAGGGTCACAGGCATCGATATGGCCGACGCATCGCTGGAGATTGCCAGACTTCATAGTCTCGAAAGCGGCGTTAGCGTTGATTATCGCTGCGTGAGTGCAGAGCAACTCGCCACCGAGCAAGCCGGACAATATGACGTTGTGACATGCATGGAGATGCTTGAACATGTGCCCGACCCCGAGTCGATCATTCGCAGTTGTGCACAGTTGGTTAAACCAGGCGGTAAGGTGTTCTTTTCAACCCTGAATCGTAATGTTAAATCCTACCTTATGGGTATCGTTGCAGCTGAATACCTGCTTCAGTGGGTACCAAAAGGTACGCACCAGTACCAGCGTTTTATTAAGCCGTCCGAACTTATTCGCTCGGCTGATCGTGCGGATCTGGTCACCCGATCTGCTACTGGGTTACATTTTGACCCGTTTAACCAACAGTTTGTGTTGTCGCAGCGAAATCTGGATGTGAACTACATACTGCATTGTGAAAAGCTATAAGCAAAAACACTATATATAGTGCTAGTACATCTAACAAAGCACCATATATCGTAAATTTATAAGCAGAGAATTATCTGAATAAATTGTTTTAAGTAATCATAAAAATAAATTAAACAGCTTGCATTCAGGCAAATATTGCTTAGTTCAACCGTTAACAGTTAGTCAATACTAACCTAAAGACTGGCTTTGTTTGATCGGTGAATTAAGCACCAGATATTGGGTTGCATTAAACCCAAAACCTCACTATCTTGTGTTTGTCCCGTAGCAGTCTTGTTTAAATATTCGACTGAACAGGTAACTCACAGGCGAATTAAGCAATCACGGTACGAAGCGATCGCAGCTTGATCGTTTCGCAAGACACTATTGAATACGATACTGGCATGATATTCATGCCACAACACCAGCGCTAACTGACAAACGGCCATTAAAATGAATAACAATTTATCCGTCACCAAACGTAATGGTGAACAAGAGCCCATCGATCTTGAGAAAATCCATAAAGTCATTACCTGGGCCGCCGAAGGGTTGCAGAATGTTTCGGTTTCTCAAGTAGAAATCAAAGCCCACATACAGTTTTACGACGGGATTAAAACCGCCGAAATTCATGAAACGCTAATCAAGTCAGCGGCAGATCTGATCTCTACAGATGCGCCCGACTACCAGTATCTGGCGGCACGTTTAGCGATTTTCCACTTACGCAAAAAAGCCTTTGGCCGCTTTGAACCCCCTAAGTTGTTCAGCCACGTGGCGCGTATGGTTGATATGGGCAAATACGATACCCACCTGCTGGAAGATTACACGGCAGAAGAATTCGCCGAGATGGATAGCTATATCGATCACTGGCGTGACATGAACTTCAGTTATGCCGCCGTTAAGCAACTGGAAGGGAAATACCTGGCGCAAAACCGTGTAACCGGTGAGATTTATGAAAGTGCGCAGTTTCTTTACATTTTAGTCGCCGCTTGCCTGTTTGCTAATTACCCTAAAGATACGCGTCTTGGCTATATCCGCCGTTTTTACGATGCGACATCTACGTTTAAGCTGTCGTTACCAACGCCTATTATGTCGGGCGTACGTACCCCTACCCGTCAGTTTAGTTCATGCGTGTTAATTGAAACCGGCGACAGCCTGGATTCGATTAACGCCACCGCCAGTGCCATTGTGAAGTACGTGAGTCAGCGTGCCGGTATTGGTGTTAATGCCGGCCGTATACGTGCGCTGGGCAGCCCTATTCGTGGTGGCGAAGCCTTCCACACGGGCTGTATACCGTTTTACAAGTACTTCCAGACCGCCGTTAAAAGCTGCTCACAAGGCGGCGTGCGTGGCGGTGCCGCGACCTTGTTCTATCCGCTGTGGCACCTTGAGGTTGAGTCGTTACTGGTACTTAAAAACAACCGCGGAGTAGAAGAAAACCGCGTACGCCACCTCGATTATGGTGTGCAGTTTAACAAGTTAATGTATCAGCGCATGATGAAAGATGATTACATCACCTTGTTCAGTCCGTCGGACGTGCCGGGTCTGTATGATGCTTTCTTTGCTGATCAACCTAAGTTTGAAGAGCTCTACGTTAAGTATGAGCAGGATGAGTCGATTCGCAAAAAACGTATCAAAGCCATGGAGCTGTTCAGCCTGTTTATGCAGGAACGCGCCAGCACAGGCCGTATATACCTGCAAAACGTTGATCACTGTAATACCCACAGCCCCTTCGATCCAAAGGTTGCTCCGGTTCGTCAAAGCAACCTGTGCCTGGAAATTGCGCTACCTACTAAGCCCCTTGAGCATGTTAACGATGAAAACGGCGAAATCGCGCTGTGCACGTTATCAGCCTTTAACCTGGGCGCGATTAAATCACTGGATGAGTTTGAAGAATTGGCCGATTTAGCGGTACGTGCCCTCGATAGCCTGCTCGATTATCAGGACTATCCGGTACCGGCAGCCTATAACGCCACCATGAATCGCCGTACCCTGGGTATAGGTGTAATTAACTTTGCTTATTACCTGGCTAAGAACGGCGTAAAATATTCTGACTTTAGCGCCAACAGCCTGGTGCATAAAACCTTTGAAGCGATGCAGTATCACCTGCTCAAAGCGTCGAACAACCTGGCAAAAGAAAAAGGCGCCTGCCCTAAATTTAATGAAACCACCTACTCTCAGGGTGTGTTGCCGATTGATAGCTACAAGAAAGATCTTGATAGCGTTTGTAATGAGCCATTGCATCTTGATTGGGAAAGTCTGCGCGCGGATATTGTTGAACATGGTTTGCGTAACTCTACGCTTTCAGCATTGATGCCGTCAGAAACCTCCTCACAAATCTCTAATGCGACTAATGGTATTGAACCGCCACGTGGTCACATCAGTATTAAGTCGAGCAAGGATGGTGTGCTGAAACAGGTCGTCCCGGAGTACGAGCGTCTTAAGGATCAATACGAGTTACTTTGGGATATTCCGTCGAATGATGGCTATCTTCAGTTATGTGGCATTATGCAAAAGTTTGTTGATCAAACAATTTCTGCCAATACCAGCTACAACCCATCTAAGTACGAAAACGGTAAGGTACCAATGCGGTTACTGCTCAAAGATCTGCTAACCGCTTATAAACTGGGTGTAAAAACCTTGTACTACCATAACACCCGTGATGGTGCCTCCGATTCACCTGTGGAGTCTACACAGGCAGCACAGGCCAAACCGACAGCACAGGAAGTGGTCGTCGAAGAAGATGACGATTGTGCAGGCGGCGCCTGTAAAATCTGACGTTTGTTAATTTGCCCGGCATGTGCCGGGCGTCTTAGTCTTATTGCGCTAGTGAAGTGATATTAAAATATGAAATACACCACGTTTAATCAGCAAAATGTTAATCAGCTCGACGAACCCATGTTCTTCGGTAACCCGGTTAACGTTGCGCGCTACGACCAACAAAAGCATTCTATATTTGAGAAGCTGATCGAAAAACAAATTAGCTTTTTCTGGCGTCCGGAAGAAGTCGATGTCAGCCGCGATCAGGTTGACTTTCAAAAACTGACAGACTCAGAAAAACATATTTTCATTTCTAACTTAAAATACCAGACGCTATTGGACTCTGTTCAGGGCCGCAGTCCGAACATTGCATTTTTGCCCATCATCTCCCTGCCGGAGCTGGAAACCTGGGTAGAAACCTGGTCGTTTTTTGAGACAATTCACTCGCGCTCTTACACGCATATTTTGCGTAACCTGTTTACTGATCCCAGCAGTATTTTTGAAGATATTGTGGTTAACGAAGAAATCAAACGTCGTGCCACTGACATTTCCAAATATTATGACGATCTGATCTACGCGACACAGCTATGGCAAACCCAGGGCGAAGGTGTGTATACCAATGAGGGCGAAACCTACCCGGTCAACATGCGCGAATTAAAGAAAAAACTGTACCTGTGCATGAACTCGGTTAATGCCCTGGAAGCCATTCGCTTTTATGTATCTTTTGCCTGTACGTTTGCTTTTGCAGAACGTGAGCTGATGGAAGGTAATTCCAAAATTATTCGTCTTATTGCCCGCGACGAAAACCTGCATTTAACCTCAACCCAGCATATCCTGAATTTGTGGGCCAAAGGCAAAGACGATCCGGAAATGGCTGAGATTGCCGAAGAATGTGCCGACGAAGCCAAAGCCATATTTATGAAAGCCGTTGAGCAGGAAAAACAGTGGGCAGAGTACTTGTTTCAGCATGGTTCAATGATTGGCCTCAACAAAGAAATCCTCTGTCAGTACGTTGAGTACATCGCCAACCAGCGTATGGCGGTTATCGGCATGGGCCAGCCTTACAAGGTGGAGTCAAATCCCCTGCCATGGATGAATAACTATCTGATTTCAGACAACGTACAGGTTGCACCTCAGGAAACGGAAATCAGCTCTTACCTGGTTGGTCAAATCGACTCTTCTGTTAGTGAAGACGACTTTGCCGATTTTGAACTATAGGCAATGGCCGACGACAACACCTACCGTATCGACATTGTCGATACGGGTACGGTGACCGCATTACCCGATAAAACGCTGCTGGAAAGTCTTGAGTCTCATAAGATAGACGTGCAATACCATTGTCGCGAGGGTTTTTGCGGCGCCTGCCGCACCAGGATAATTCACGGTAACGTCGACTATGTTACCGACCCGCTGGCATTCATTGATGACGATGAAATCCTGCCCTGCTGCTGCGTAGCAACATCGGATATCAAAATCCAAATTGGCTGACAGGCCGGAATGTTGCGTGGGAATTGTCTCCCTTCGGTTAGAGACACCACACAGCGGTATCTCCACTCACCTGAATAAGTAAACTTTTTAGCGGCATTCGCAGACAAACGCTAACACGTAAATGAGCTACCGCGCTTTACTACGCACCCAAATCACCATTGCCACCCCGCCCAGAACCAGCAGCGAGCTGACTAATATACGAAAGGTCACGGCTTCATTCAAAAACAGCCATCCGCCCAGTACTGCCAGCACCGGTACCGATAACTGCAGCGTCGCCGCTTTGATAGCTGCGATATGAGGCAGAATGGTATACCACAGGGCATATCCTACACCGGATGCTAATGCGCCCGACGCGACGGCATAGGCAATACCATCAGCATCAGCGCCAGCTTCAGGCCAGCAGGCAACTAACAACAGCACGCCAAGTGGCGTTGCGCGCAAAAAATTGCCTGCGGTGGCGGCTACCGCTTGTGATGTTCCCTTACCTAACAATGAATAAATTCCCCAGGCGACCCCTGCAGATACCATTAACATTGCGCTGAAAACATTGGGTACCGCAGCATTTGGCAGCAATAACAACGCCACACCCCCAATGGCCAGGGTAAAACCCGCCCACTGCAGTAGTGTCATCCGCTCGCCCTTAACCAGCCCCCAGCTAATCATGGTCAGTTGCACCGCGCCAAACAGCAATAACGCCCCGGCTCCGGTTGTCATACTAATGTAAGCAAAGGAAAATCCCGCCGCATAAACAAATAATGCAATGGCAGATTTTACATTGCCATGAGCGGCTATTGTGAGCTTGTCAGATGACGCATTTAGGTTACGCGTAACTACTAAGGCCGACAATATCACTGTGCCGCTGGCTAAACGCCAAAGCGTAAAGCTTGCCGGGTCAATATCGGTTTCAACCAACGCCATACGACACAATATCGAGTTGGCCGCAAAGGCCAGCATCGCCATCGCCGATAACAACACGAGCTTTATCAAAGACATTTCATTACCCAACATCCCCCACAAAAACAATAGCGACAACTGTGGTTACTACGATAACCTTTTTAAGCTAAAAAAATACCCGCAAAATGCGGGTATTGATTAACAATGCAATAATTTAGGCTGGAGGTTACAGCTTTAAGCCTAACCGGTCGGCCACTTCGATATAGGTTTCGACCACAGAGCCCAGCCCCTGACGGAAGCGGTCTTTATCCATTTTGTTGCGGGTTGTTTTATCCCACAAACGGCAGCCATCCGGGGTAAATTCATCGCCCAGAATAATGTTGCCATCGCTGTCAACGCCAAACTCCAGTTTATAATCGACTAAAATCATACCGCCCTCATCGAACAGGGCTTTTAATACGTCGTTAACAGCAAAGGTAAGCTCTTTCATTCTGGCAACCTGTGCTTTGGTTGCCCAGCCAAACGACTCAATATGGTAATCGTTAACCATTGGGTCATGCAGCGCGTCGTTTTTCAGAAAAAACTCAAACAACGGCGGATCCAGCAATTTGCCTTCTTCAACGCCTAAACGTCGAACCAGTGAGCCGGCTGCCACGTTACGCACCACACACTCAACGGGGATCATATCAAGCTTTTTCACCACTGATTCGGTATCAGAAATCAGCGACTCAAGCTGCGTAGCTATGCCCGCTTCTTCCAGTTTGGTCATGATAAAGTGATTAAACTTGTTGTTTACCTCACCTTTTCGATCCAATTGTTCAATCTTTTCACCGTCAAATGCGGAAGTGTCGTTACGAAAATACAACACCAGCTTGTCACTGTCGTCGGTAAGATAAACAGTTTTCGCTTTACCACGGTAAAGCTCTTCGCGTTTTTCCATTATGAGTCTCGTATTAAATATCTAAGCCGTCTTCGGTCATTACTTGCTCGAAAGGTTCAAACAAGTCTGTAAGCATTTTAGCATCAAAGGGGGTGCTCTCTTTATCCATAAAGGTAATCGATGTTTTCGCCCCCAGATCCTTCAGTTTCAGGCGATACTCTTCGTAGTCGAGTAACTTGGCATCGTCAGATGATAGCAGATCTTTCCACCAACTCACTTGCTCATCAGTATACTGAACAAATATCAAACCATTGCGTTTATCAAGATCTTTAACGTTAAAGCCTAACTTGCGCAATACTAACTGAATTCGTGGCCAGGCAATGTCGTATTTGGCATCTAATACAAATGCCGGATTACCATCGCTGTCAAAGCCCATTTCCATCTCCAGGCCCTGGCGAATTTCGGCGATACGACGATTGGTCTCGAGCTGATTGAGGTATTCATAATGACCAATAACACGGTTTAGCATCTGCACTTCGTCGCGGCGAACTTGCATTGGATTACGATCTGCCAGCGACGTTTTACCCTCTTTGAAATCCAGTAAACTGACCGAAAGCTGCCCTGTTCTGCCATGGGGTTTAAGCTCCAGTGTGAACAAAAAGCGCCCTGTTGCCCCCTTGCTATCCTCGTCCGACGACCAGTTGAACCAGCCATCGTCGTCACCGTCCTGCTCTAAATTAATCGGTACCCAGCCGGTGATCAGGCGACCATCATCAGGCGCAAATGTCTCTACTGCTACGCCATTTTCTTCAAGATAACCAATTAATGAATTCCAAATGGTTTTATCCAGCGCCTCTGAATCTTTAATCTGATCAATAAGCACCGTTGCGCCCTGATAGCCATCCTGCACATGTGAGCCGGCGACAAGCGGAATCACCAACGACGGCGGCACCACTTCCAGATCACGACCAATATATGCGGAATTGCCGGTTTGCCTTACGGTAGGCAGTTCGTAATCATCCTCAAACTCGGGTGCGTCCAGATCGCTGGGAACTTGCAGTTTAGTACGTTGTTCAGCTTTTAAATATTCATAGCTGCCTGATGCCGTCTGCCTGTCTTGCTGTGACGCACATGCGGTAAGAACAAGGCTGGCGATACCGCTGACCAAAGCCAGTTTTTTATTCATAATTATCTCTTATTCCGTAATTAAAGCGTATTCATGCAATACCGCTTCGATACTTTTTTGGCTCTCAAGTTCCGGTAATACCATAGGAAGTCGTAAAAACGGGCTTTTCATCAGCCCCATTTTGTAAAGTGCCCATTTTGGCATCACCGGATTTGGCTCAACAAACAAGGCAGAGTGCAGTTTTTCGATGGTGCTGTCAATCTGTCGACAGCGGGCAAAATCACCTGCTAACGCGGCGTCACACATTGTTGCGATGGCTTTGGGTACCACGTTCGCGGTCACAGAAATGACGCCGTGACCACCTTCACACAAGAACTCACAGGATGTGCCATCATCGCCACTTAATATCACAAAGTCTTCAGCAACGAGTTGCTGAGTCGCTTTGAGGCGGGCAATATCGCCGGTGGCGTCTTTGATACCCACAATATTTTTATGCTTAGCAAGCTCTGCTACCGTTTCAGGCAGCATATCGGCGACGGTACGCCCCGGCACATTGTACAATATCACCGGCACATCAGTGGCATCTGCAATTGCTTCAAAATGAGCAATCATGCCTTTTTGTTGCGGTTTATTATAATAAGGAACCACACTCAAAAAGCCATCTATACCAAGACCAGCCATTTGTTCACTCAGGAAAATGGCTTCGGAGGTGGAGTTGGCACCGCTACCGGCAATAATTTTAGTGCGCCCGGCCGCCGCTTCAACGGTTTGTTTGACTACTTCGATGTGCTCGTCAAAAGGTAAAGTAGCAGACTCACCCGTTGTGCCTACGGACACAATGCCATGGGTGCCTTGCTGGATATGAAACTCTACCAACTGTCTCAGAGCAGGATAATCGATTTGGCCGTCATCATTCATTGGCGTGACTAGCGCGACATAACTACCGGTAAACATATTTTCTCCACTTTTTGCGAGCGCACATGGTAATTGGCAGCCCGGTTAAAAACAAGCATTTGAAGGCTGGTTATCAGTATTATTACCCGAAAGTCATACTTTTTATTCACCGGGCATAATCCATACGAATAATTTTACCCGATAATTAGCTTATCTCTGCAATGGCCGGGGGGCTTGTGCGGTTCGACTTTACAGGTTGCTGTGTTAGAATCTGCGCCCCAACAGATGAGTCAGATCCATGAAACAACAGTTAATCGCCGTTATTTTAGGCACAGATCAGACCGGTATCTTAAGCGATATTGCTACGCTGGTCAGCGAGTCTGAGTGCAATATTTTAGATAGCAGACATGCCATTTATGGTCAGGAGTTTTCGCTGACCATGATCATTGAAGGGTCACATAATGCCATTACCCGGGTTGAGCTCAGCATCCCCGAGTTATGCCAGCGTCGTGATCTGTTATCCATACTAAAACGTACCCGCCAACATACCAAACTAAATCTGACCCACCTCTATGATGTCGAATTTAATGGTGTAGATAATCCAGGGCAAATTCAGGCAATTACCCGTTTTTTTGCCGATCAGCAGGCCTCAATAAGCGCGTTCCGGCAGACCACCGATACTGACGAAGAAACCGGACACAAAATGATGCGTTTCAAACTGGTGGTTAACATCCCGGATGATGTGGCCATGCCTGAATTCCGTTACAACCTGAATTTGCTATGTCAGGTGCTAAACCTGACGCTCAAGATAGTTGATAAACACAAGGGATAAACGAATGAATACACTTTCTGCCGGCGTTGCCGCCCCGTTATTTAGTTTACCGGATCAGGATGGTAATCCTGTTTCGTTGGAGTCGTTGAAAGGTAAAAAGGTTTTGGTCTATTTTTATCCAAAAGCCATGACACCAGGATGTACCGTTCAGGCTCAGGGATTACGCGACATTCAAAACGAATTAGAACAGCATAATGTTGTTGTACTTGGCATAAGTCCGGATGCCGTTAAACGTTTGCCTAAATTCATCGAAAAAGAAAAGCTTAACTTCACGTTATTGTCTGACGAAGATCATGCGGTAGCAGATGCATTCGGTGTATGGGGCCCTAAAAAGTTCATGGGAAAAGAGTACGACGGCATTCACCGTTTAAGCTTTCTGATAGACGAAGAAGGCAACATTGAGCACGTATTCAATAAATTTAAAACCAAAGAACATCATCTGGTTATATTGAATTACCTTGAGGGCGATGCCGCTTAAGCATCTTTAAGCTCTTTATCATTACAAAAAAAGCCAGTATCGGTTGCCGATACTGGCTTTTTTTGTCACTGCACTCATTAAGAGTTAATAATTTCAGGGGGCGGTGGCGTAGAAGACCAGGCAGTCACAACCGCTTTTACCAGCGTTGCCAAAGGAATAGCAAAAAATACTCCCCAAAAGCCCCATAAACCGCCAAAGAATAACACCGCAATAATAATATACAGGGGGTGCAAACTCACCGCTTCAGAAAATAATATAGGCACCAGCAGATTACCATCCAACGCCTGAATAACGCCATATGCCACCATTAAATACCAAAACTGCGGTGTAATACCCCACTGAAACATGGCGACTACTGCAACCGGGATAGTGACGACTGCCGCGCCAATGTAAGGAATTAACACCGATAAACCGACTAACACGCCAAGTAACATGGCATAACGTAAATCCATAATCACAAAAGTAATACAGGAAATGGCACCGACGATGATGATTTCGATTGCCTTACCACGGATATAATTGGCGATCTGGGTATTCATTTCGTTACCCACCTGGGTAATCAGGCGACGTTCTTTGGGTAATATGCGTGAGATACTCTCGGTAAAATAGAGTTTATCTTTGAGCATAAAGAACACCATTAGTGGCACCAGTATAAAATAAATTAACAGAGCGGCGACACTGGTAATTGACCCCAGCGATGCTGACAGAGCTTGCTCGCCAAAATCCACCAAGCGCTGATTAGCGCCTTCCATCATTTCATAAATATGCGAAAACTGAACATATTCGGGGTATTTATCAGGTAATGTTAACAGCCATGTCTGGGCATTTTGCCAAATAACCGGCAGTTCCTGGGCTAAGCTGACACTCTGCTTGGTAATCACCGGTACTAAGCCTACCGTTAACATCACCATTACCATCACAAAACAAATTAACACCAGCGCCACCGCAAGAGGACGCCCTACCCCAACGCGTTTAAGTTGAGTGACCGGCCAGTCAAGTAAATAGGCAATCACCGCTGCCACAATTACCGGCATCAGCATGTTGCCCCATAACAGCAACAATGCACTGCTGATAAGAATAAGGACAAGCAGCATCGCAGCATCAGGATCTGAAAACTTACGCCTGTACCAACGCCCGAAAACACTAAACATTCACTTTTCCTTTCAACAATCAAAAATGCCAGGCAGGTTTACACCCAAACGCCCGACAACGCCCATAACACTAAGAATAAATTAAATATAACAATCAGTTAGCTAAAAAACAGAAGCTATACGATAACTTCTTATGCACCGCGCTACTATACCGACAAACTTGCTGTTTGTAACGCTTAGAACTTGCGCCACGCTCGCCCTTGTGGTGTCATTAAATGATATTGCCCTGTGGCACTGCTTTATTTACGTTATTTTACAGGTTTCAGGGAACTGATCAGCCTCAGGTTGTCGTATATATAGCAGTATTTGGCTTAATCCGAGGAATAATGAAACAATATTTGCAATCCGGCATCGTTGGTTTTTCATTAACCGTGGTAGCGTTGCTGATGCCTGTAAATGGTATAGCCCAAAGTATTGGCAGCGACAAAAATACGCTGCCGGATATTGGTGTGGTGGCGTCAGAAGCGCTCACCGTCGATAAGGAAATGTTAATCGGCGATGCCATTATGCGTCAGATGCGTGGCCAGGCCCCTATTATCGACGATCCGATATTGAGCGAATACATTCAGGATCTGGGTAACCGGCTCGTGCTGCAAGCTGAAAACACCAAGTTTCCGTTTGAATTTTTTGTCATCAACAATAGCGCCATGAACGCCTTTGCATTTTACGGCGGTCACGTGGGTGTCCATTCCGGTATTATCACCAGTGCTGATTCCGAAAGTGAACTGGCTTCAGTGCTCGCCCACGAAGTCACACACGTAACCCAGAGGCACTTAGCGCGCCGGGCGCTTTCCCAGCAACGCAGCTCACCTTTGCAGATTGCGTCCATGTTGGGCAGTATTTTACTTGCTGCAGCAAACCCTGAAGCTGGTATGGCAGCCTTGCAAACCTCATCTGCGATATCCCAGCAAATGACGATAGACTACACACGCTCTAACGAGCAGGAAGCTGACCGTATTGGCATTGACATACTGTACAACGCCGGTTTTGATCCGCGCGCTGCAGCCACGTTTTTTGGAAAAATGGCAGAAGAATACCGGTTACGCTCGCGCCCACCGGAACGGCTGCTCACTCACCCGTTAACTGAAAAACGGATTGCCGATGCCCGCAGCAGGATGGCCCGCTACCCTGAGGTCAGGTTACCGCCCAGTTTAACCTTTCATCTGGCCAAAGCCCGCCTACTCGCGCGTTATCAGTTTGACCCGGATTACGCGTTAGAGCACTACATGGCGGTCAATGAGCAAGGCAACTATTTAGTTAAAGAAGCAGCCCGTTATGGCCTGGCTATTGCTCTATTGGCCAACGACAAAGCGGCGCAGGCACAAGAGATTAACAATGAATTGCTCAAACGCGATCCAAACAATCTGTTTTATATTGATCTTGCTACCGATATTCTGATTGCGCTCAATCAGCCACAGACAGCGGTTGAAATGCTGGAAAAGGAAATATTCAATAAACCTCGCAACAGCGTTGTGGTGTTAAATTTGGCCAATACCTACCTCACAATGAAGCAATACAGCAAAACCATTGAACTGCTAAGAGACTATCTGTTAGTAAAACCGCACGATCAACTGGCCTACAGTCTGTTAAGCGAAGCTTATAAATCGGAAAAATCCTACAAAGGGATGCATCAAAGTAAAGCCGAATTGCTCGCGTTGTATGGCGCATACCCCAATGCTATCGACGAGCTGCAACACGCCTACAATTACACCGGCGATGATCATCTCGAAAAACAACGCATCAGAGCGCGAATTCAACAACTGCGCGATGCTGAAGAAAAGTTAAGAAATTTTTAGTAAGTTAAGGTGCTGAACAGGTTTAACAAAATAAGTTTATCGGTCGCTTGTTTCCGCGCACAACCACATTTGACGAGCACCTTACTGCAATCATCCTGCGGCTGTTCCTTTAATTAACGACAGTGTACAAGTGTCATTTTTGTGGGGTTTAAGACTAAAACCGTCGGCTTCAAACGCCCGGTTAGAAAAGAGGATTAAAACCCGCGTATCGCCATTAGCACTTGCTGTTCTAACGTTGACGTTGCAATTATTTAAAACGAGCTCTGTTACTAAAGACTCTTTGCTTCCATCAGAATGCTCAGTGTGCTGGGTTTGGCCTGATAAGACATAGGTTTTCGCGGCACAAGATACTAATGAAACAAATGCAAAGGCAACAATGGTTACTGGCAACAAATCGGTTTAAAATTCATTGTGCTTCATCCTTGAAGTAAGTTATCGGTATATCGACGCAAACCAAACTTGTGATCTGCTAACTAAAATTAGCAAGGGTTTGATTATTGCTAATTAAATATCGGGGCTGACATACACAAACTTAGCACAGTTTAGTGTGTTTTAAATCACTCAGTTATCTGCGCTCTGGCTTTGCGCCACTGCCTGGTTAAGCCGCTCAACCGTTACTTCACCCCTTATGGTTTTCGTTACTTCACCTGCCGGGCTAATAATGTAGGTAGTGGGTAACACAATTGGCATACTTACCGGTAACGCTGTTGCCGACTCGGTAGTAAGAACCGGAAAGCGAATGTCCCGGCGCTCAATTAATTGCTGCAGTTCCGGGAGGCTGAGTTCGTCAAAGCTAACGCCCAGCACCCTTACGTTGCCCTGCTGGTAAAATGCATTGAGTTCTGGTAACTCGCGCAGACACGGCAGACACCATTCCGCAAAATAGTTGACCACCGTCCA
This window harbors:
- the purC gene encoding phosphoribosylaminoimidazolesuccinocarboxamide synthase, which produces MEKREELYRGKAKTVYLTDDSDKLVLYFRNDTSAFDGEKIEQLDRKGEVNNKFNHFIMTKLEEAGIATQLESLISDTESVVKKLDMIPVECVVRNVAAGSLVRRLGVEEGKLLDPPLFEFFLKNDALHDPMVNDYHIESFGWATKAQVARMKELTFAVNDVLKALFDEGGMILVDYKLEFGVDSDGNIILGDEFTPDGCRLWDKTTRNKMDKDRFRQGLGSVVETYIEVADRLGLKL
- the bamC gene encoding outer membrane protein assembly factor BamC, with product MNKKLALVSGIASLVLTACASQQDRQTASGSYEYLKAEQRTKLQVPSDLDAPEFEDDYELPTVRQTGNSAYIGRDLEVVPPSLVIPLVAGSHVQDGYQGATVLIDQIKDSEALDKTIWNSLIGYLEENGVAVETFAPDDGRLITGWVPINLEQDGDDDGWFNWSSDEDSKGATGRFLFTLELKPHGRTGQLSVSLLDFKEGKTSLADRNPMQVRRDEVQMLNRVIGHYEYLNQLETNRRIAEIRQGLEMEMGFDSDGNPAFVLDAKYDIAWPRIQLVLRKLGFNVKDLDKRNGLIFVQYTDEQVSWWKDLLSSDDAKLLDYEEYRLKLKDLGAKTSITFMDKESTPFDAKMLTDLFEPFEQVMTEDGLDI
- the dapA gene encoding 4-hydroxy-tetrahydrodipicolinate synthase, translated to MFTGSYVALVTPMNDDGQIDYPALRQLVEFHIQQGTHGIVSVGTTGESATLPFDEHIEVVKQTVEAAAGRTKIIAGSGANSTSEAIFLSEQMAGLGIDGFLSVVPYYNKPQQKGMIAHFEAIADATDVPVILYNVPGRTVADMLPETVAELAKHKNIVGIKDATGDIARLKATQQLVAEDFVILSGDDGTSCEFLCEGGHGVISVTANVVPKAIATMCDAALAGDFARCRQIDSTIEKLHSALFVEPNPVMPKWALYKMGLMKSPFLRLPMVLPELESQKSIEAVLHEYALITE
- a CDS encoding glycine cleavage system protein R, which produces MKQQLIAVILGTDQTGILSDIATLVSESECNILDSRHAIYGQEFSLTMIIEGSHNAITRVELSIPELCQRRDLLSILKRTRQHTKLNLTHLYDVEFNGVDNPGQIQAITRFFADQQASISAFRQTTDTDEETGHKMMRFKLVVNIPDDVAMPEFRYNLNLLCQVLNLTLKIVDKHKG
- the bcp gene encoding thioredoxin-dependent thiol peroxidase, translated to MNTLSAGVAAPLFSLPDQDGNPVSLESLKGKKVLVYFYPKAMTPGCTVQAQGLRDIQNELEQHNVVVLGISPDAVKRLPKFIEKEKLNFTLLSDEDHAVADAFGVWGPKKFMGKEYDGIHRLSFLIDEEGNIEHVFNKFKTKEHHLVILNYLEGDAA
- a CDS encoding AI-2E family transporter translates to MFSVFGRWYRRKFSDPDAAMLLVLILISSALLLLWGNMLMPVIVAAVIAYLLDWPVTQLKRVGVGRPLAVALVLICFVMVMVMLTVGLVPVITKQSVSLAQELPVIWQNAQTWLLTLPDKYPEYVQFSHIYEMMEGANQRLVDFGEQALSASLGSITSVAALLIYFILVPLMVFFMLKDKLYFTESISRILPKERRLITQVGNEMNTQIANYIRGKAIEIIIVGAISCITFVIMDLRYAMLLGVLVGLSVLIPYIGAAVVTIPVAVVAMFQWGITPQFWYLMVAYGVIQALDGNLLVPILFSEAVSLHPLYIIIAVLFFGGLWGFWGVFFAIPLATLVKAVVTAWSSTPPPPEIINS